GGGATACCGCCAACAATGACACCCGGGTGCGGTGCGGAAGGCAACCGGCAACAAACCGAATTGCGCCTCTCACTTCACACCCAGACGGAAACGGGCGCGAGATGACCCGCGAAATAATCCGCCCGTGGGAAGTAGAGTGGGGAAATCTTTTAGATTGGTTGCAAGATGAAACCGAGTTCCCAGTATATTCGGTCAGTTACGAACGCAAGCAGTTGAAAAGGAGCCAGTCATGTCCGCAACCGAAAAAGTGCTCTACACCGCGAAAACTCACACCACCGGCGGCCGAGATGGTGCGGCCCGCAGCTCGGACGGCCGACTCGACATCAAACTCACGTCCCCAGGCGCCGCGGGCGCTGGCACCAACCCGGAGCAACTGTTCGCCGCCGGTTGGTCGGCTTGCTTCATCGGGGCTTTGGGGCTGGCGGCTTCCAAGTTGAAGGTCACGCTCCCGCCCGATCGGGCCGTCGATGCCGAAGTGGATCTGGCCACGGCAGATGGTGGGTACTTCCTGCGGGCTCGCCTCAATGTTAGCCTGCCGGGTGTGGACCGCGAGGTCGCGAAGGAGCTGGTCGAAGTCGCCCACCAAACCTGCCCGTACTCCAAGGCCACTCGCGGTAACATCGCTGTCGAAATCAACCTCGTATAAGCTGAGCCGACGCGCCAGCCTCGTGCGGGCGCGTCTCTACATCCGAGAACAGCCACTTCGAGTTAAGGAGAATCGCCATGAGCATCGAACGCAAAGTTGCCGTCATTACCGGCGCGTCACAGGGGATCGGGGCCGGGTTGGTCCGCGGGTTCCTTGATCGCGGGTACCGCGTTGTTGCTAACTCCCGTTCGATTAAGCCCGATACTTCGGCGGACGTACACGCTGTCGCGGGGGATATCGCCGATCCTGCCGTTGCCGACCGTGTGATCGGCGAAGCGGTCGCAAAGTTTGGCCGGGTGGACAGTCTGATTAACAATGCGGGGATGTTCATCGCCAAGCCGTTCACGGAATACACGCGGGAGGACTTTGCCACCAAGATTTCGCTGAACCTGGCCGGGTTCTTTTACGTGAGCCAGCGGGCGGTTCGGCAGATGCTCGCGCAGGGTAAAGGTGGCCACGTCGTGAACGTCACGACAACCCTCGTGGGCCAACCCGTGAAGGGTATACCATCGGCGCTGGCATCGCTCACTAAGGGCGGACTGGACGCGGTCACGCGGTCACTGGCGATCGAATACGCGGATAAGGGGATTCGCGTGAACGCGGTGGCGCCGGGCGTCATCGAAACGCCGATGCACAAGCCCGAGACGCACGCCTTCCTCGCCGGGCTGCATCCGGTGGGGCGCATGGGCACGGTGCAAGAAGTGGTTGATGCGGTGCTGTACCTGGAATCGGCCGGATTCGTGACCGGCGAGACGCTACACGTCGACGGCGGCGCGCACGCCGGTCACTGGTAACCCAATGTGGTGAAAGCCTCGTCCCTATTTCTGCTCCACCAGTTCTTCGATTCCCGCCGACTCGATGCGAATGAAGCCGCTCTTGATCTCGACTCGGAGTTCGGTCGTTCGCAAGCCCTCGGCGGGGGTGCTGCCGAGTAACTGACGGTTGAACCACGCCGTCAGCGTTCCGCCCGCGCGCTCGTACCTCAGTTGCATGTACGGCGGGAGCCCTTCATCCGCTCGATCCTTTGCGGTCGGTAGGGCAACTGTACTCCCAACCGACTCGAACGCTCCGGTCGGTCCCGCTCGCTTGCCGAACGCAACTCCGGTGGTGTGGTCGAGGCGCACGAGCCACTGAACCGTGGAGCCCTCAGTGGTGGCGAGTACCAAATCAACAGTTGGTGCGTCGTGCGGGCAGAGGTCGAGCGTCGCGTTGAAGTTCGCGAGTTCCGGTAGCGTGCGGGTCATCGTTCCGCGCCCGGTCAGAACGGGCTTATTTTCCGCGTCCGGTTCAATGTCCAGGTTCTTTCCGCTCCAGGGAAGCACGGTCCGGCCGTCGAACAGTGCGTGGTGAATCCCGGCGGTGTAAGTCGCGGGTGGCGCCGGTTGTATCGGTGCGGTTCTCGGGGCGCGAGTGAACGCGCCAGTTAGAGCCGCGATGCCCACCGCGATTCCGAGAAGGAGCACACCGGCTACTCCGACGATGAATCCGCGTTTGCGCTTTGGGGCCGGGGGAACGAGTGCGATATCGGGACTGGAAGCGGGGCGCGGGGTCACCGCCGAGAAGCCGGTTGCGCTGAACGCGCCGTCGAGGCAGGGCAGGGCATCAATGCGAGTAATCAGCTCCTTGTAACTGGCCGGGCGGTCCTTGGCGTCGGGGGCCATCAGTGCGGCCACGAGATCCGCTGTCGGCTCGGAAATTGGCGCGGTCAGGCGCGGGAGCGGACCGACCTTCTGAGCCATTACGTCGAAAACGGTTTGGCCGTCGAACGGAATCCGGCCCGTGAGTACGTGGAATACCGTCACACCCAGCGAGTACATATCGGCCAGCGCGTCGACCGGGCCGCCGCGGAACTGTTCCGGCGCCATGTACACGGGTGTGCCGATGATAAGCCCCGCGCTCGTTTGCGAGGGCTCGGTTTCGTCCGGTCCGCGCTGCGTGAGCGCGAGCCCGAAGTCGGTTACTTTCACCATCGGTACGCCGGTCGGGAGCGGGAACCCCGTTGGCGGCGGCACCAGGAACAGGTTCGCCGGCTTCACGTCGCGGTGAATCACGCCGTGTCGGGCCGCGTGGTCGAGCGCGGCGGCGGTTTGGCGCGCCACGAGCCACGCGGTGCGCTCGTCGAGCGGGCCGTCGTGTGCGAGGCGCTGGCTCAGATCCTCGCCGTCGAGCAGCTCCATCGCGAAGAACGCGCGCCCCTCCGTGTGCCCGCAGTCGTACACGGCGACGATGTTCGGGTGCTGCAACCGGGCCAGCGACACCGCTTCCTGCTCGAACCGGGCGATCACGTCGTCGGTGGTCCCGCGCGCCATTAGCACAGTTTTTAGCGCGACTACGCGGTTCAGCTTCTTCTGCACGGCGCGGTACACGATCCCGCACGCGCCGGTGCCGAGCGTGCCCTGTAGCTCGTACCCCGGAACGGAATCGAGCGGCGCGAACGCTTGGTCCTCACTTGAAGAATCGAGCAGGTCGCTCGACGCGGACACGACCGTCTCGATGAGCGGGCGCACCGGCGCGGAACCCGTGAGAAGGGGAGGGGAGGGGGCCACGATCGTAACAAGTTGCGGGAACGCCAGCCCCGGAACGGTTTCCGCCGTGATCCACGTCCGCCGGTCCCGGCTGACGCGGTCGGCCGGTCGCAGCGCGCCTGCTACGGCCCGGCGGCGCAACTCGTCGTCGGAGAAGGGGCCGTCCGTTCGACCGCTCGCGTCGATGTACCACTCGTTCGCCATGCGAGAATGTTACCCACCAGGTCCGTCGGTCGGGTTCATGTGCGGTCATTTCATTTCTTGCCGTTCAACTTGTCCAGGCGGTCGAGGAGCGACTTGACCGAGGGCCGGTCCGTGGTGTCCTCGCCGACGAACGCGAACACCGCGTTCCCCTTTTTGTCCAGAATGTACGTCGAGGGCTTCGCGAGATCGCCCTGAATGCCGAGCGCGTTGACCGTCTTCAGGTCCGTATCGAGGAGCAGCGCGAACGGCACACTCGGGTTCCCGCCCTCACCGTCCACCTTTCCGTCGTGGAGGAATTGCGGCAACTTGTCCTTCGGACCGGGGAACACCATCAGGATTTCTGCGTTGCGCTTCTTGAACTCGTCGTGGTTGGCGGTCAGCGCGTTCACTTGCGCCAGGCACCCGGGGCAGAACAGCCCGCCGGGGTACCGGGGCATGCCCTTCACCACGACCAGTACCACGTTCGACTTGCCGCGGAACGAGGTGAGATCGACTTCTTTCCCGTTGGTGTCAACGAACTGGAGCGGCATCTGCTCGCCGGACACGGTCCGGTTCGAGTCCTTGCTGTGGAACCGACCCGCGACCGCTTTCAGATCTGGGGGGCCGTACATCGGTGCGGGCAGGTCCGATGAGCTACCGCACCCGGATAGTACAGCGAGGAGGATGAAAAGCCCGGCGGCAGTGAGGTAGCGCATACCGACCCCGAAATAATGAGCGACCTTGCCCTTTATCTATACGTCCGGAACGCGGTTGCGGTTTCCCGGGCGCTCGTTTCGGTCGCCGGCTGTAAAGGGCCGAGCCTCTTCAAGTTCGGCGCTACTTCGACACATCGAGCATGTCGCGCACCTTGGACACTAACATTTGGGGCGAAAACGGCTTCTGGAGGAACGCTTCGGTGCGATCGCGCCGGAGCACGACTTCGTCCGTGTAGCCGCTCATGTAGAGCACGCGCAAATTCGGGAGTCGCCGGTGCAACACTTCCGCGAGTTGCCGACCGCCCATTTCCGGCATCACGACGTCGGTCACGAGCAGGTCGATTCGGCCCGTGTGTTTTTCTACCGCGCGAATCGCTTCCGCTCCGCTCCCCACCGCGAGCACTTTGTACCCTTGGCCCGTGAGCGAGAGCCGCGTGATCGAGCGGACCGCGTCCTCGTCTTCGACCAGGAGGACCGTTTCGGTCCCGCCGGTGGGCGCCGGGATCGCTGCAGGCGCCGTCTCCGGCGCTGCTGAGACGGCCGGGAACAGGAGAGTGAACGCGGTACCGACCCCGAGTTCGCTCGTCACGCTGACGTGCCCACCGCTCTGCTTCACCGCGCCGTGAACGACCGCGAGCCCCAACCCCGTTCCCTTCCCGACGCCCTTGGTGGTGAAGAACGGCTCGAAGATCTTGGCCCGCACTTGTTCCGTCATCCCGGCCCCGGTATCCGTTACCGTGAGCCGGACATACGGTCCCGGTTTCAGGTCCGGTTCGTCGGTCCAGTCGTCGGCCCCGAGCGAGATGTTTTGCGTTTCGATCGTCACGCGGCCGCCGTTGGGCATCGCGTCGCGTGCGTTCACGACGAGGTTCAGCAGCACCTGCTCGATTTGCCCGCGGTCGGCCCGGATTCGGGCGAGCGCCGGGTCCAGAACTGTCGCGACGATGACGTCCTCGCCGACGAGCCGGAGCAGTTTGAGGGACTCGGTCACGAGTTCATTGAGGTCGAGAACCTTCGGCTCGATCATTGCCTTGCGACTGTACGCGAGCAACTGGTGCGTGAGGCGCGCGGCCCGGTCGCCGGCGGCCCGGATCTCCATTAACGGGAGCCGGTGCGAGTCCGCTTCACCCGTATCGCGCAAGATCAGATCGCTGAACCCGTTGATGACGGTGAGCAGGTTGTTGAAGTCGTGTGCGATCCCGCCCGCGAGTCGGCCCACGGCTTCCATCTTCGCCGCCTGCTGGAACTGAGCCTCCAGGCGCTTTCGGGCCGTGATGTCCTCGGTCGACATCACCAATCCGCCGACTTCGCCGCCGGGTAGGTACCAGGGGCGGACCTCCCAGCGGACCCACTGTATACTCCCGTCGGCCCGCTCGAACCGGTCCTCGTCGCACCGCTCCACGGCCCCGGCCAGGCACCGCTTGTGGGCCTCTTTCCACCGGTCCGGGATCTCGGGGAACACGTCGTAGTGGCACAGCCCGGTCACGTCGGGGAGCGCCACGTGGTAGTCGGTGAGCCAGCGCCGGCTCACGTGGATGTAGCGCATCTCGCGGTCCACCATCGCGATCGGCGCCCACACGTGGTCGACGAACAGCCGGAGCTGCTCCTCGCGCTCGCGCAGGGCGCGCTCGGCGCGCTGGTGCTCGGTGATGTCGATCGCGACCCCGCCGACGAGGGCCGGGCGCCCGTCCGGTCCCGGGATCGGGAACTTGCCCGAGAGGAACGTGACCTCGGCCCCGTCCGGTGCCGTCAGTGTTTCGACGACCTGGAGCCCTGCCCCGCTCGCCAGCACGCGCTGGTCGTTTCGCTGGAACTGTTCGGCCGCGCGCGCGGGCGCCACGTCGCGGTCGGTGCGGCCGCACAGGTCGGCCGGGGCGACCCCGAAGAGGTGACCGATCGTGCTGTTGGCGTACACGTACCGCCCGTCGGCGTCCTTGATCCACGCCAGCCCCGGCAGGTGTGCCATAAAGCGCGTGAACCGGTCCTCGCTCTCGCGCAGGTCGCGCACCGCGCGGTCGCTCTCGATCGCGATACTGGCGAGGTGCTCGGCCCGTTCGATGAGTTCCGCGAACCGCGGGTCCGGGGCGCTCGGCTCGCGCGCGTACACGGCGAACGTGCCCAGCACGGTTCGCGGCGCCGGTCCGCGCGGGGCCGCGAAGATCGGCACGGACCAGCACGCGCGCAGCCCGTGCCCGAGCGCGAGGTGCTTGTAATCGGCCCACAGCGGGTCGGTGGCGATGTCGTTCACGAACACGGGTTTGCGGCTGAACGCCGCGGTACCGCACGACCCGACGCTCGGGCCGATCGCGAACCCGTTCACGCCCGCGTTGTAGTCCGCCGGGAGGTTCGGGGCGGAGCCGAGCCGGAGGTGGACCCCGTCGCGGTCCAGTAGCAGGACCGAGCAGGCGACCCCGGGGAGCTGGTCCTCGACGATCCGAACGATCTCGTCGAGGACCACGGGGAGCGGGGCGCCACTCGCGATCCGTTCCAGTACCCGGTTCTGGTGCGCCAGGAGCGCTGTCGCGCGCTTCCGCTCGGTGATGTCCCGGGACAGAATCTGCATTCCCGTTACGCCGTTGACCACGCACGGCCCGGCACACGTCTCCACGTCGATGACCACCCCGTCGAGGCGCCGGATGCGGACCTCGCGCGGCCCCATCGTCACCCCGTCGCGGAGGATCAGGGCCTGCCGCGTGACGCTTTCCGCTACCTCGTCCGGGTGGAGCCGGGAGTTGATTTCCAGCCCGATCAGCGCGTCCGTCGAGGGCGCCTTCATCATCCGGGCGGTGGCCGGGTTCGCGAACACGATGCGCCCGTCGCAGACGATGATGATCGACTCCGGCGCCAGTTCGACCAGCGCGCGGTACCGCTGCTCGCTGTCACGCAGTTCCGCTTCCGCGCGCTTGCGGTCGGTGACGTCGCGCGCGGTCCCGATCACCCCGACGGTGCGCCCGGACTCGTCCCGGTACGGGATCTTGGTCGAGAAGTACGTTCGCGGACCCAGGGCCGTGCCGAGATCCGTTTCCCAGGTGCGCAGTTCCCCGGATTCGATGACCGCGCGGTCCTGGTCCACCAGGCGCCGGGCCGTTTCCGGGTCGAACAATTCGGTATCGTCTTTCCCGACTGTCTCTTCGATCGACTTTCCCGCGAACCGCGCCGAAGGCCCGTTCAACAGGAGGTAGCGCCCTTTGAGATCCTTGACGAACACCGCGTCCGTGGTGCCCTCGGTGACTGACCGGAGGAGCCAGATCGCGCGCACCAGGGCGCGGACCTCGCGGCGCACCATTACGTACAGGAGGGCGGACGACAGCGCGACGAACGCGGTGCCCTTCAGGGCCGAGGCCCAGAACGTTTCGACCGGGTCCACGCCCATCAGCAGGAGGGCGCGATCGGACAGCCAGATCCAGGCGAGCGCGAATAAAAAATACGCCCCTGCGACGCGCGCGGGCGACGCGCGGTGGGTCGGGGCGGGCAGAAGTGTGTGGCCCATTATAAGAGCCCCTGGAACGCAAACGGCGGAACCCGACCGGTACCGGGCACCGGTCGGATCCCGAACGAACTGTTGTGGTACCCTCGAGCCTCCGCGGACCGGCGGAAGGCGATCACCGTCACGTGGTTGATCCCGCAACGCCAACGCACCCGAACACTCATGCCCACCCGGGCAGCCATTGTGAACATACAACGGCTAGCGCCTGGAAAGGCTATTCAAACCATGCGACCAGAATATTATCGAAGCGTTGCACACGGTATTGTCCACCGGACCGGAATAAACGTCCGTTTCTCGATCTGCGGACCGCTCACTGGCCGAAGTGCCGGCCACGACCAGTTTCAGCCGATATTGGGGCGATGGCGACTGCCTTTCGACCGGTCTCAATATTGTATCCCTCCGTGGAACATCGGACCGCGTCGCGGAAATTACCGTGTCCGAAACTCCAACGGTCTCTCCACTCGGAGTCGCTAACATACCCCCATGAATCACTACGTTTCGCACCTGGAAGCCGCGATCGACGGCACCGTGCTACCGTTCGGCCAACTCGCCAATATGCACAACGCGCGCCCAATTTGGGTGCGGTACCACCTCGATCAGATCAAAACCGCGGTCACGCCTGCTCAGATTGCCACCCGCGCCCCGTCACTGTGGCGCTACCGCGAACTGCTCCCGCTGCCGCTCGATGAAGCGCCGGTCACGCTCGGCGAGGGCATGACGCCCCTTCTGCACTGCGCGCGACTCGGTACGCAACTCGGGCTGTCGCAACTGTTCGTGAAAGACGAATCGCAGCTCCCGACCGGCAGCTTCAAGAGCCGCGGAATGGCCGCGGCCGTGAGTATGGCAAAGTGGCTCGGGGTGAAGCGCGTCGCGCTCCCGACGGCAGGGAATGCGGGCGGGGCGGCAGCTGCGTATGCGGCCCGGGCGGGGCTGGAGTGCTTCGTCTTCATGCCGCACGACACGCCCGTCGTGAACCAGTTCGAGGCCCAACTCTACGGCGCGAAGGCGTTCCGGGTGAACGGCCTGATCAACGATTGCGGCAAGATCGTGAAGGACGGCGCGGAGCGCATGGGGTGGTTCGACCTCTCTACCCTCAAGGAACCGTACCGGCTCGAAGGCAAGAAGACGATGGGGCTGGAGCTGGCCGAGCAGATGCAGTGGGAACTGCCGGACGTGATCTTCTACCCCACGGGCGGCGGCACCGGGCTGATCGGCATGTGGAAGGCCTTCGCGGAACTGAAGGAACTGGGGTGGTTGCGGGGCGGGGAGTTCCCTCGACTCATTTCGTGCCAAGCGGAAGGGTGCGCGCCGATCGTGCGCGCGTTCGAGAAGGGCGAGCGGTTCGCGGACCTGTTCCCGAACGCCCACACGGTCGCGAGCGGGCTGCGTGTGCCTGTCGCGGTCGGTGACTTCATGATGCTCGACGCGATCCGCGCGAGTGGCGGGAAAGCCGCTGCCGGGAGCGAGTCCAAGATCGGTGCCTGGATGCAGCGCGCGAGTTCCGCAGAGGGGATCAGCGTCTGCCCGGAAACCGCGGTGTGTTTCGACGTTCTCGAACGCATGATCGCCGCGGGCGAAGTGAAGCCCGACGAGCGCGTGGTGGTGTTCAACACCGGGGCGGCCCCCAAGTACCTCGAAGCGATGCCCTACGCCCTGCCCGCACTCGACAAAGACCGGGTGGACTGGGACGCGATCGTCCGGGCGTAGGGCCGTTTGACCCGGCGCCTGGAAGAGCGCGGGCCGGTCCGTATGAAGGCGAAGGGGCTTGTCGCGTTCACATCGAGAGGGATCGCGTCATGAGAACGGTGCGCGTCGGGGCTGTCGGGTTCGTCGTCGTTGCCCTGATCGGGGTGGCGTGTGCCCAGGATAAGAAGCCGGCCGTTATCACCATCACGGTTCCGGAGCGGGGGTACAAGGAAACCGTCGTCAAGGTGGACGGGGACGAGGTCATCGGGACCGGCGCCACCCGGACGTTCACCACGCCGGCCCTCGAGGCCGGCAAGGAGTACACGTTCAAGATCGAAGCGCTGATCGAGCCGAACAACTACACGAAGATCACCCGGCCGCGCGAGATCAAGGTCAAGGCCGGCGACGCGGCGAAGATCGACCTCACGACCGAGGACAAGAAACTGGACAAGATCGTCGTCCGCTGGGTGCCGACCCCCGTCGACATCGTGGACGAGATGGCCAAGCTCGCCAAGATCGGGAAGGACGACGTGATCTTCGATCCGGGGTGCGGCGACGCGGTCATGCTCATCCGCCCGGTCAAGGAACTCGGGGCCAAGAAGGGGATCGGCATCGACATCGACCCGAAGATGGTGGCCGAAGCGAAGACCAAGGCGAAGGCCGAGGGGGTCGCGGACAAGGTCGTCATCACCGAAGGCGACATTCTCAACGAGAAGGACATGGCCGGCGCTGCCGAGGCGACCGTGGTCCTCGTTTACATCGGCGACGACCTCGGGGCGCGCATGAGCCCCGTGCTCCAAAAGCTACTCAAACCCGGTGCCCGGGTCGTGTCGCACCGGTTCAAACTCGGCGACTGGAAGCCGGACCGGACCGTGACCGTGA
This region of Gemmata massiliana genomic DNA includes:
- a CDS encoding organic hydroperoxide resistance protein, producing MSATEKVLYTAKTHTTGGRDGAARSSDGRLDIKLTSPGAAGAGTNPEQLFAAGWSACFIGALGLAASKLKVTLPPDRAVDAEVDLATADGGYFLRARLNVSLPGVDREVAKELVEVAHQTCPYSKATRGNIAVEINLV
- a CDS encoding SDR family NAD(P)-dependent oxidoreductase → MSIERKVAVITGASQGIGAGLVRGFLDRGYRVVANSRSIKPDTSADVHAVAGDIADPAVADRVIGEAVAKFGRVDSLINNAGMFIAKPFTEYTREDFATKISLNLAGFFYVSQRAVRQMLAQGKGGHVVNVTTTLVGQPVKGIPSALASLTKGGLDAVTRSLAIEYADKGIRVNAVAPGVIETPMHKPETHAFLAGLHPVGRMGTVQEVVDAVLYLESAGFVTGETLHVDGGAHAGHW
- a CDS encoding protein kinase domain-containing protein, which codes for MANEWYIDASGRTDGPFSDDELRRRAVAGALRPADRVSRDRRTWITAETVPGLAFPQLVTIVAPSPPLLTGSAPVRPLIETVVSASSDLLDSSSEDQAFAPLDSVPGYELQGTLGTGACGIVYRAVQKKLNRVVALKTVLMARGTTDDVIARFEQEAVSLARLQHPNIVAVYDCGHTEGRAFFAMELLDGEDLSQRLAHDGPLDERTAWLVARQTAAALDHAARHGVIHRDVKPANLFLVPPPTGFPLPTGVPMVKVTDFGLALTQRGPDETEPSQTSAGLIIGTPVYMAPEQFRGGPVDALADMYSLGVTVFHVLTGRIPFDGQTVFDVMAQKVGPLPRLTAPISEPTADLVAALMAPDAKDRPASYKELITRIDALPCLDGAFSATGFSAVTPRPASSPDIALVPPAPKRKRGFIVGVAGVLLLGIAVGIAALTGAFTRAPRTAPIQPAPPATYTAGIHHALFDGRTVLPWSGKNLDIEPDAENKPVLTGRGTMTRTLPELANFNATLDLCPHDAPTVDLVLATTEGSTVQWLVRLDHTTGVAFGKRAGPTGAFESVGSTVALPTAKDRADEGLPPYMQLRYERAGGTLTAWFNRQLLGSTPAEGLRTTELRVEIKSGFIRIESAGIEELVEQK
- a CDS encoding peroxiredoxin family protein, producing MRYLTAAGLFILLAVLSGCGSSSDLPAPMYGPPDLKAVAGRFHSKDSNRTVSGEQMPLQFVDTNGKEVDLTSFRGKSNVVLVVVKGMPRYPGGLFCPGCLAQVNALTANHDEFKKRNAEILMVFPGPKDKLPQFLHDGKVDGEGGNPSVPFALLLDTDLKTVNALGIQGDLAKPSTYILDKKGNAVFAFVGEDTTDRPSVKSLLDRLDKLNGKK
- a CDS encoding PAS domain-containing protein, which produces MGHTLLPAPTHRASPARVAGAYFLFALAWIWLSDRALLLMGVDPVETFWASALKGTAFVALSSALLYVMVRREVRALVRAIWLLRSVTEGTTDAVFVKDLKGRYLLLNGPSARFAGKSIEETVGKDDTELFDPETARRLVDQDRAVIESGELRTWETDLGTALGPRTYFSTKIPYRDESGRTVGVIGTARDVTDRKRAEAELRDSEQRYRALVELAPESIIIVCDGRIVFANPATARMMKAPSTDALIGLEINSRLHPDEVAESVTRQALILRDGVTMGPREVRIRRLDGVVIDVETCAGPCVVNGVTGMQILSRDITERKRATALLAHQNRVLERIASGAPLPVVLDEIVRIVEDQLPGVACSVLLLDRDGVHLRLGSAPNLPADYNAGVNGFAIGPSVGSCGTAAFSRKPVFVNDIATDPLWADYKHLALGHGLRACWSVPIFAAPRGPAPRTVLGTFAVYAREPSAPDPRFAELIERAEHLASIAIESDRAVRDLRESEDRFTRFMAHLPGLAWIKDADGRYVYANSTIGHLFGVAPADLCGRTDRDVAPARAAEQFQRNDQRVLASGAGLQVVETLTAPDGAEVTFLSGKFPIPGPDGRPALVGGVAIDITEHQRAERALREREEQLRLFVDHVWAPIAMVDREMRYIHVSRRWLTDYHVALPDVTGLCHYDVFPEIPDRWKEAHKRCLAGAVERCDEDRFERADGSIQWVRWEVRPWYLPGGEVGGLVMSTEDITARKRLEAQFQQAAKMEAVGRLAGGIAHDFNNLLTVINGFSDLILRDTGEADSHRLPLMEIRAAGDRAARLTHQLLAYSRKAMIEPKVLDLNELVTESLKLLRLVGEDVIVATVLDPALARIRADRGQIEQVLLNLVVNARDAMPNGGRVTIETQNISLGADDWTDEPDLKPGPYVRLTVTDTGAGMTEQVRAKIFEPFFTTKGVGKGTGLGLAVVHGAVKQSGGHVSVTSELGVGTAFTLLFPAVSAAPETAPAAIPAPTGGTETVLLVEDEDAVRSITRLSLTGQGYKVLAVGSGAEAIRAVEKHTGRIDLLVTDVVMPEMGGRQLAEVLHRRLPNLRVLYMSGYTDEVVLRRDRTEAFLQKPFSPQMLVSKVRDMLDVSK
- a CDS encoding threonine synthase encodes the protein MNHYVSHLEAAIDGTVLPFGQLANMHNARPIWVRYHLDQIKTAVTPAQIATRAPSLWRYRELLPLPLDEAPVTLGEGMTPLLHCARLGTQLGLSQLFVKDESQLPTGSFKSRGMAAAVSMAKWLGVKRVALPTAGNAGGAAAAYAARAGLECFVFMPHDTPVVNQFEAQLYGAKAFRVNGLINDCGKIVKDGAERMGWFDLSTLKEPYRLEGKKTMGLELAEQMQWELPDVIFYPTGGGTGLIGMWKAFAELKELGWLRGGEFPRLISCQAEGCAPIVRAFEKGERFADLFPNAHTVASGLRVPVAVGDFMMLDAIRASGGKAAAGSESKIGAWMQRASSAEGISVCPETAVCFDVLERMIAAGEVKPDERVVVFNTGAAPKYLEAMPYALPALDKDRVDWDAIVRA
- a CDS encoding TIGR03000 domain-containing protein, whose amino-acid sequence is MRTVRVGAVGFVVVALIGVACAQDKKPAVITITVPERGYKETVVKVDGDEVIGTGATRTFTTPALEAGKEYTFKIEALIEPNNYTKITRPREIKVKAGDAAKIDLTTEDKKLDKIVVRWVPTPVDIVDEMAKLAKIGKDDVIFDPGCGDAVMLIRPVKELGAKKGIGIDIDPKMVAEAKTKAKAEGVADKVVITEGDILNEKDMAGAAEATVVLVYIGDDLGARMSPVLQKLLKPGARVVSHRFKLGDWKPDRTVTVKGADGDDYVLHLWTVKEKEKK